Below is a window of Fervidobacterium pennivorans DSM 9078 DNA.
CTCATCAACTTTCCCAGAGATTTTTTCCTTTATATATTCTCTCACTGCGTCTTCATTTCCCGAAGGTCCACTTATTTCTGTGAGCTCTTTCAGGTATTTGAACATCATTCTCCCTCCTTAACTGAGTCTGCGTTTTGCGACTCTTCATATTCGATTTCTGGCAAGTGTGCTGCGGAAAACGCAAGCAGTTTTGCCGTGTCCTCAACGTCTTTAACGGCAATTTTTTCATACGGGTTATGCATGTATTTTAATGGTATAGATATTAGTGCTGTTTTAACACCAATTCTTGTAAGCTGAACCTCGTCGGTATCAGTTCCTGACCTTCCTGCGATAGGTTCTATTTGGGTCTTTATGTTGTATCTTCCAGCCACCTTGTTTATATGTTCTACAAATTTTCTATTTGTCACCGGCCCAACCGCAACAGCTGGCCCTTCACCTATTTTGATTTTTGGATAACCTGGAACATCCTCGTCTCCGTGTGTCACGTCGATAACTATCCCATATTCGATTTCCGATATATATGCCCCGCTTCTCGCACCCGGTCCACCGATTTCTTCTTGTGTTGAGAATACATAATAGACCTCTGCTTCGGTCTTGATTTTGCTAAGTAATTCAGCAGCCTTTATTATCGCAACACAACTTGCCCTGTTATCGAGCGCTGGCGCAAAGATTGTTCCATTCTTTTCAAAACCTTCTGTATCAAGCGTAACTAAATCCCCTATTGATATATCTTTCCAATTTTGATTCATAGACACATCTACAAAGATGTGATCGTAATCCGGCACTTTTTTCGATTCCTCAGTTGTCTGAAGGTGTGGTGGCATAAATCCAACTACACCTCTCAGTTTCCCGTTCTTAGTATGTACCCATACCTTTTGGCTAATTACTGTTTTGGGATCCCATCCACCAACTCCTGAAAGTCTCAGAAAACCATCATCGTATATCTTAGTAACCACAAACGCTATTTGATCAGCATGCGCAAAAAAGCCAATCTTTGGTCCGTTCCCTTTTTTCACACAGACCAAACTCCCCATCGGTGTTTTGAAACATTCATCAACAAAAGGTTTCACTATCTGCTCAATTTCTTTTAATACCTCGTCTTCGTATCCAGAAGGTCCAGGGATTGATGTTAATCTCAAAAGTAGTTCATTTGTTTTCAGTTCTACTTGTTTATTAGCCAACTTCTATCCCTCCTATCTTACTATCGTATTTTCCGACCTCTATTCGTCCTGCTTTTACATGGAGAATAACTGGATAGTTGAATTTTTCAGTAAATGTCCCTTTCAAATCCGATATTTGGACAAAAGGCGCCTCGAAGCTCAGAGCAATGATAACAGACTCCCTGCCTTCGTTTATCCCCGCCCTCACCGTGCCTTGACACCGCCCAAAGATGACGACACTGCCACCAGCAACGATTTCGGCTCCCGCGTGTAAATTGCCTACCAAGATAACATCACCGGAATGAATTATACTCTGCCCACTTCTTAAATTCTTCTTCACTAATTTAGTACCTGAACGTGTATCACCTTGATTGACCATATCAACTTTCTTTCTAATTATCACATCATTTTTCCCTTCGGAGCCCATCAGAACATGAGAGATAGTGAGTCCAAGCTCCTGAACTCTTGCCACTATTTTTGGGATATCAGAGATGTGTTTTTCGTGCTCTTCCACCAGTAACATGATTTTGTCGCCTTTGGCAAAGAAATTCCCCATAGCCTTGACTTTGTCCTCTATCTTCTGAAGGACATCAACAATATCTGTGTAATCTTTTATATATAACACCAATCCGTCCTTTGTCATCTTGAAATCGACCATCGCCATACCCCTTTGCTTTATTTTAGAATATTATCGTTTCTATCTCGTCAATCCATTCAGAAACATCTATCGGAGAAATCTCTTTTACCAAACGCTTGAAATTAAAGAAATTTTCCCTGAAAGTATCTATCTTGTTACCTGAGTTGATTTCAACTGCACATTCCAACAACGCAGCCAGATAATCAGCTGTACGAACAATCCTACCTGCCTCACCTGAGAATGGTTCGACAGCACAATCGACGTATTCTCTAATTGGTGTCAAAGCTTCGCAACCACTAATCCATTCGATAGTCATTTCTTTTTCAACATTTGCCACAAGTTCGTCAAGACCTGCCACCTTTTTTTTCGTGGGGGTTATGACATCACCTGTGAACGCCTCAGGAAGGTCGTGGAGTATGCTTTTGATGATTATTTCTTCAACATGCTCAAACTTTAAAAGCTTGGCAATCAGGTAAGCTATTGTGACAACAATAAAAGAATGTCCGCTGACACTTGTTCGCACATTCCTGTGCGTTCGGTTCCAGCGAACCATCGATGTGAGGTTCAGCAGAGGTGTCCAAACATATTGAGCGATTTCCCAGTATTTTTCCAGTTCTGTTTGCGGAATTGTTTGAGATATGTTGTCTATCTTCTCCTTAAGCTCTTTCAACGGTTGCCTGTAATCGTATAGTTTGCCATTTTCTTGCGCCTCAAGATAGCTAACGTAAAGGTCGGCAAGTTTATCCAAGGGGTTACACTCTTGTGTTTCAGTGACAAGAAGCTTTACAGTTTCTTCATCTGCAAAGTTTTTTAAATCGTCGAGTGCTTTTTTCCTAACTTCATTCCACACTTGTGGAGCAAACCGTTCTATACGTTCTTTCAACTGCAAAGAGACATCGGAAAGCACGATTTTTGGTAGCTCACGAGATAGTCGCCAACGCAAACTGTTTTCAAGCGCTTGGCTTTTTCTGGTGTTGTCCATGTTTTGAATTGTGATAAAAACAAACGAAAGAAAAAGCGTATTAAAAGAATTATCCGCCTCAGTGAATCTCAACAAGGCTGGCCGATTGTTCCAACGTTGGATGGTGAAAAGATTGGTTAAAGAAAATAAAAATGTTCCCTTCCCCAAAGAGACCACCCCTTAGTCTTCTTAATTTACATTATACCACAGGATGGCGGGAAAGTGGAACATTGACTATTCAACAATATATGCCAAACATTGCATGTTTAACCACGGTCGTGCTTAATTTTTTTGAAAACTCTTAAGAATTTGTCTGTATAGGCATCAAAGTGTTATTCACCAACATATGAAGGTCTTTCTTTTTCTTCTTTTCTTTGTACATACGTTCATCGGCAAACTTGAGGATTTCAAATAGCCCTTGGTCATTTTCTATGGGAACTATTCCATAAGAAAAGCTGATATCAGACAAGTTTTTAATCCTTTCAAGAAGTATTTCTGGATTTCCGGAATCAACGAATAGAATAAATTCGTCTCCACCGAACCTAATAAGTATGTCTGTTTTTCTCATGTTTTTTATGCACGCTTGAGCGAATGATTTAAGCACTTCATCGCCTATTAAATGCCCATATTCATCGTTGATTTTCTTCAGATTGTCAATATCTATAAAAATAATAAACGCATCCCTACCGGTTCGCTTAACACTTTCTACAGCACTTTCCAACAACTTTAAACCAGCTGCTTTTGAATATGCTCCGGTAAGTGAATCGTAAAGTGCCATTTCGGCCATTTCTTGGTATTTTAGAATATTTTTGTAGTGCGTTTCGGCAATGTTCGAAATTAAGTTTAACACTGGAACGTCTTTATCGTTAGTGTCCGAAAAATAAACGTTTATTCTCACATGCTTGGAAGAGAAGTTATACAAAGTTCCTGTTTTGGTGCCTAATATTTTAACAAAGTTAGGGGTCATAACCCTCACACCGCTGGCACTTGTGTGCATGTAAATAGCTTTTGCAAGTTTGTCCACAAACTCCCACTCGTCTAATTCACTCAAAAAACTCAAAAAATTCACAAGATTGACGATTAAATTTATAGGCAATGTTGGCATTTCTTGAGCAAAAAATGTGTCAAGTTTTTCCACTACGTTCACCTCTTTTCATTCTTCTCAAACGATTTATCGGAAAAATGGGTCTAAAATTTTAGAAGAGGGAGTATAATAATAACGACATGTTAAATAAAAGGAGGTTTGAAGATGGGTTTTGAGACTAAATTTAGACCTGCTTTTTCTTTAACCGAAACAATCGTAGCACTTTTGCTGATAAGTATTGTTTTTATGATTATCACAACCGGTGTTTCGGGTGTTCTCCAATCTCTCTCATCTATCCAAAATCAACAAAAAGCGATAGAACTCCAAAATTTCATTGCACGATACATCTACATCCAAGGGTCAGTTGGACAAACTGCAATCGATTTGGACGCTATTAACAAAGGTTTTCACAAATCAAACGAAAATCAAATCTCTTATCCGAAGGTTATAAACCTCTCATCGACAACAACAACTTTTTTTGTTAAATACCTTTTTACAATCGAGCGTGTCCCAGGAAAGACTGAAGAATTTGTCGTTTATCAGTACAAATCATATTAACCTAATAACAAAGAAGGTAGGTGTAAGTATGGAATTAACAATTTCTGGTTTGATAGCAAGTATGGTTATAATGGTGTTTGTTATAGCGATGTTAGGTCTAATCTTCAACCTATCACTTAATGTGCTCAATCAACAGCAAGAATATGCCGCGTTTTATGCGGAAGCTCAAAGTATAACAGATATATTGGACAACATTTTGACGCAAAGTGTATGGAATGATGAATGGGTGGATGCGCAAGGTAGGCCTCAAGCTGCGGAGATTGACCCAGATGGTAGGTTTGTATATTTGAAATTCTTTTCACCGCTTGGTATGAATGTAGTCACTGTCAAGAAAAAACTTGAATTTGTGTCAGTAGGCGACAGTGTGATAATACGGTTTGACGGCAAAGATCTGATCAGGACATCTAAGATAAAATACATTTTGATTTCACTGCAGACTAAAGAAGAACCCTCAGGTGCGATAAAAGACCCAAAATTTCTTGAAGTCACGTTCATTCACAATAACGGAAAAATAAAATATTCTGTTCCATTGCTAACTGCTCTAAGCAGTTCTTCTTAAACTTAGGTAAGAAAATTTGAGGAGGGACTCGCATATGCAAACAAGAAACGGATTCATGACTGCCTTAGTGCTCATCTTCCTAGTGGTTGCAAGTATCATGCTTTTGACCCTGTATCAACTTGTAGGCAACTACAGAACGAACGCTATCAGAATGCAAGTCTCATCGCAACTCGGGATAGATGCGCTCAACTTATTAAACATCGGAGCTGGATTTATGCGAAGTCGTTCGACAGGGGTTTTGGGATTCAACATCCCGTATCAAACAGGCTTACCTTCTTGGTACACTGATTTCAAATCAAAACTCAGTGAGGAATGGAAAGATTTTTTTGAAGTCTATGCAGATAACAAATCTTTCTTAATTGCTGAAATAACACCAGGTGGTAGTTCCGCTACTGAAAGTCAAATACATGACGAGCTTGTTGAATACTTGTCAAATAGGAAGCTCTCAAATGTTTCAATATATGCCATCAAGTCTAAAAATCCGTTTTCTGCTCTGGTTATTGCAAAGGCAGAAAGAGAAGGAAAAGGTGTATACGCTTATGCGATAGTAACCTCAAAACTTTTGAACCAATACGTTTACTTCACAAATAGCGAAAAACGTTCTGATGGAACCACAATCTACTTTCACGCAAACGACCTGATAGACGGACCCATTAGATCACACGATTATATAAACATAAATAACGCAGGTGGAAAGCCAACGTTCACATCGCCAATAGAAATCCTTGGAATAAAAGATATGAACGGAAACATAGTAAACCCTGCTGATTATAGCAATTTTGCAAACTTGTTGGGAAATCCAACATACAGGTTATTGACAGAAGCAGATGTAGCCGCACTCGATTTTAATGCGATAAAAAATGAGTATAAAAATTCCATAGCCTCACTTGTAAGAAGTTACGATGAGATCCGTTCACAACCCTTGGTGCTCAGTGGAATAAAGTTCAACAGTGATATCACTATCAGTTTTGCTCATGGGCAATCTGTGAGTAACTACGATATAAAAATTTCCCAAGGTAACACCGATTACATCATCTCGTGGAACCCTTCTTCTCCGGATGCCAGGATAAGAAAACAAGGGGGCGGTCCAGCAGAGGAATTTAATATAAAATTTAACGGTGTTGTTTACGCAACTGGAGATATAACTATCGATGGTCCAACGGAATTATCAACTTACAAAGGTAACTACACTCTTTTTTCCGAAAATGATATCATCATTAAAGACCGTCTTATTCCTTACGATACTTTTGCAAGTCAGTTCACCAATAATGAACATGGTAACAACGGTGATTCGGTCAGTGAAACCAAGCTCCCAAGTATAAAAGATTTCGTAAACACACAGGAAACATCTTCTTTAAACCTGGTTGCCATCAACAACGTAAGGGTTGGTAAAAAGCTAACAAATATGAAGATTTTCGCAAGCTTGTTTGCATTCGATGGTTCATTCACAGTTGATGGTTACAATACCGGCAGTTCCTCTGAGCAACTCTTTGTGTTCGGAAGTATCATGCAAAACTACAGAGGACCTGTTGGCACGTTCGATCCACGCACTGGTCGAACAATTACGGGATATTACAAAATATATGCATACAACCCAAGGATAATGACGGGGGCATATCAACCCTACGGAACCCCAGCAAGGTCTCAAACGGTTTCTGTCAAGGTCGTAGGAATTGTAAAATAAAATTTTGATAAAAATCATTTTTTACAAAATATCCATGATACAATAGGTTATACCTAACAATAGACAGTGTATTTAATTTGGAGGTGCGCTTATGAGTTTGGCAGAAAATGAAAAGAAAACTATTCTAAAAAAACTTATTCTTTTGCCTTTTATTGTGGTCACGGTTATCGATTTACCTGCACTCTTGTTCAGCTATTATGTCTTTGCGGCCATTGGGAATTACCCTGTTGTAAATATACTTCTTGGATATCTAATCAATTTAGTTGTGCTCCTCCCGGTCGTACTTTTTTTGATTAGGACTAACGTGGGAAAGGCATTCGAGGGCAAAGGTTTTAACATCCCAATATACATGTCTGTGGTGTTGTTCACTGCCAATATAGTGGCAGCAACTATCGTGGGGCTTTTTGCAAGTAAATTAGCTCCGCTTCCCGAAAGCGCACTTATGCTCAGATTGTCTGGTGCACTTGCAATAAATATGGATATAATTGCACTTGTGTTGTATATTTATTCAAAGATGAATGTTGCTCAAGTAGTCGATAGCAAGATATTTCATAAATTCATGATTCCAACTACCACAAAGTTGAGTGTGGGCGTTATGGCTGTATCACTTTGGATTGGTCCCGCACTGCTAAAATATGCGACGCTCGCTTTTGAGATTGAAAACTCTGTACAATTCAAGCTTGTGTTAATAAGCATTGCGCTGAATATTGTAATCGCAGTAGTTACCATCGTTCTTGCAAGGAGTGTTCTAAAAGGTCTGCCGTCGCTCAAGCAAGCATTTGAAAAGATTGCAACTGGTGATTTGACATACAGGGTTGAGGTTAACTCTATAGACGAATTCTGGCAAATCAATTCGCTCCTTAATCATGCAGTGGAAAGTATTTCAAGGCTTATCTCTGAGTCAAAGAACGCTTCCGAAAAGACGGAAAAATCACTTGAAACATTTGAAAGAACTTTCGCTAACTTCGAAAATCTATCAATCTCTTTTTCTGCAGTAATTGAGAAACAGCAAGAGGATATCTCTCGCATCTCCGCATCTGTCGAAGAGATAAATGCAACTATTGAGGAGCTTTCAAGCCAATCACAAGGTCTAAGCAACCTTGCTGCCCAGGCAGCGGAATTAGCAAAGATGCTTGAAGAAAGAGCAGCACTTGGAAGTAAGGAACTTGAAAATGTCAGGAACATTACCAGTGGTTTTGTGAAAGAATATGAAGAACTAAGAAACGGAATTAGAGACCTGAGTTCTGCGACAAAGAACATAGGCAGTATTATCGAAACCGTGAGGCAAATAGCAGAGCAGACCAATTTACTCGCTCTGAACGCAGCCATTGAGGCGGCAAGGGCAGGTGAAGCAGGAAGAGGTTTTGCAGTTGTTGCCGATGAGATAAGAAAATTAGCAGAACAAACAAAGACTTCGACTGATACAATAAACTCAACAATATCGGCAGTGGATACATATTCCAAAGCTCTGGAAAGTCAGATAGAAAAGCTTTACACGGAAGTTGAGCAGACTGAACATGGTTACAAAAGAGTTTCAGAAAGTTTTGAACAGATAGCCAAGTCTATATCAGAACTAACAAACGTAATAGACAACGTTGCGGCACATTCACAGGAGCAGACAGCAAGTGCGGAAGAGATGAGTTCTGCATCCACAGAGATAGTCCACAGTATACAGGCAATCGAAGAAAGTGGTTCACGTATACTTGAAAGCATGAAGGCGAGCGTTGAAGAAATTGGAAATATCCGAAGACAAGTCGAGCAACTTAGGGACGTTGTTGATAGGTTAGTTTCCGAGCTCAACAAATTCAAGGTGTGAAAAGATTCAAAATACCAAAAGAAGCTCCCCAGATGGGGAGCTATTTTTATTTATTGCCTGTTACAAAGAGATAGTACTTCTCAGGTGCAATAACCACGGGTGAAATTTTGAAGTTGTAATCACAGTTTACACTCAGCGACAAGGAGTTATTTTCATTATCGTTCCACATCACTGCTATTAGTTCCGGTGCCCATTCGTAAGGTTTACCTGGTTGAAGCTTTGCATCAGGTAAATCTTTCCAAGCGTAGCTGCTCATGTTGATTGTTACAATTGATGAATCGCTTGTAAAGTAAGGAACATCAACAATTGGATAATGAAAAATTCCACTATTAACGGTTAAGTCGTATATCCATATATCGTAAAGATATTTGATTTTCCCTTCGTACTTTTCTACACCAGATATTTTCCAGCTAAATGTAGGAGATAAAGAGACATTGGTTGCTCCATCCAAAGGGGAAACATCCGTTATCTCAATCATAGGCAGCGGCTCAACACTACCAAGGAATACTTTTGGTCCTTCTATTCCACCATATTTCGAAGCTATAGCATACCAAACCCTACTTCCAGGTTTAATATCGCTTGTGTCATAGTAGGTGTCTTGTTTTGAACTAACAACTGTGAGTTTTTCATACTTTATGCCATCGTATGATTTATAGATAACGTATCCATCAGGTTCATCCGTTTTGCTTTTTTGCATGCTTTCAGACCATCTTTTCCAAGAGAGCTTTACGTATAGGTTTGTAGAACTTTTGCTTTGGTTTGGCATGCTACTGTCCTGGGTTGAGTAATATTTTGTAGTCGTGTTCAGATTGTAGGCAAAAACCGCAGGTTGGTCGGCTTCTACCACATAAGGATTAACTTTCAAATCCGTTAATTTGGTTACCGTAAGAGGAACAACAACCTCGTATCTATTATCGTTTACATCGTAAGCATCTATAAAAAGATATACCTTTCCTGAGAAAGGTGTTAAATCTAACTCC
It encodes the following:
- the minC gene encoding septum site-determining protein MinC, with protein sequence MVDFKMTKDGLVLYIKDYTDIVDVLQKIEDKVKAMGNFFAKGDKIMLLVEEHEKHISDIPKIVARVQELGLTISHVLMGSEGKNDVIIRKKVDMVNQGDTRSGTKLVKKNLRSGQSIIHSGDVILVGNLHAGAEIVAGGSVVIFGRCQGTVRAGINEGRESVIIALSFEAPFVQISDLKGTFTEKFNYPVILHVKAGRIEVGKYDSKIGGIEVG
- a CDS encoding methyl-accepting chemotaxis protein translates to MSLAENEKKTILKKLILLPFIVVTVIDLPALLFSYYVFAAIGNYPVVNILLGYLINLVVLLPVVLFLIRTNVGKAFEGKGFNIPIYMSVVLFTANIVAATIVGLFASKLAPLPESALMLRLSGALAINMDIIALVLYIYSKMNVAQVVDSKIFHKFMIPTTTKLSVGVMAVSLWIGPALLKYATLAFEIENSVQFKLVLISIALNIVIAVVTIVLARSVLKGLPSLKQAFEKIATGDLTYRVEVNSIDEFWQINSLLNHAVESISRLISESKNASEKTEKSLETFERTFANFENLSISFSAVIEKQQEDISRISASVEEINATIEELSSQSQGLSNLAAQAAELAKMLEERAALGSKELENVRNITSGFVKEYEELRNGIRDLSSATKNIGSIIETVRQIAEQTNLLALNAAIEAARAGEAGRGFAVVADEIRKLAEQTKTSTDTINSTISAVDTYSKALESQIEKLYTEVEQTEHGYKRVSESFEQIAKSISELTNVIDNVAAHSQEQTASAEEMSSASTEIVHSIQAIEESGSRILESMKASVEEIGNIRRQVEQLRDVVDRLVSELNKFKV
- a CDS encoding PulJ/GspJ family protein, whose amino-acid sequence is MGFETKFRPAFSLTETIVALLLISIVFMIITTGVSGVLQSLSSIQNQQKAIELQNFIARYIYIQGSVGQTAIDLDAINKGFHKSNENQISYPKVINLSSTTTTFFVKYLFTIERVPGKTEEFVVYQYKSY
- a CDS encoding M42 family metallopeptidase, which translates into the protein MANKQVELKTNELLLRLTSIPGPSGYEDEVLKEIEQIVKPFVDECFKTPMGSLVCVKKGNGPKIGFFAHADQIAFVVTKIYDDGFLRLSGVGGWDPKTVISQKVWVHTKNGKLRGVVGFMPPHLQTTEESKKVPDYDHIFVDVSMNQNWKDISIGDLVTLDTEGFEKNGTIFAPALDNRASCVAIIKAAELLSKIKTEAEVYYVFSTQEEIGGPGARSGAYISEIEYGIVIDVTHGDEDVPGYPKIKIGEGPAVAVGPVTNRKFVEHINKVAGRYNIKTQIEPIAGRSGTDTDEVQLTRIGVKTALISIPLKYMHNPYEKIAVKDVEDTAKLLAFSAAHLPEIEYEESQNADSVKEGE
- a CDS encoding carboxypeptidase regulatory-like domain-containing protein; this encodes MVSWNKRVQNRNELIEEREFVRQMTKGWVYKFFASVIILFLMLLSSCIILKPATENVEISLYVSEYNSGPAVDDANVELIKDGRVVDTKRTSDGKVRFSVKLYSGPYLLRISKNGHAKTTIKILNIHSPLVLNTTLRKTKLLPSEQNQNEMNILFDIYTSKNKVSKLLFDGNSIYNIFGLSYIYISAQSTTSNFPVSFMYAKLGNPPGAEYLASPRLFAESNVLEGELDLTPFSGKVYLFIDAYDVNDNRYEVVVPLTVTKLTDLKVNPYVVEADQPAVFAYNLNTTTKYYSTQDSSMPNQSKSSTNLYVKLSWKRWSESMQKSKTDEPDGYVIYKSYDGIKYEKLTVVSSKQDTYYDTSDIKPGSRVWYAIASKYGGIEGPKVFLGSVEPLPMIEITDVSPLDGATNVSLSPTFSWKISGVEKYEGKIKYLYDIWIYDLTVNSGIFHYPIVDVPYFTSDSSIVTINMSSYAWKDLPDAKLQPGKPYEWAPELIAVMWNDNENNSLSLSVNCDYNFKISPVVIAPEKYYLFVTGNK
- a CDS encoding HD domain-containing protein, which translates into the protein MVSLGKGTFLFSLTNLFTIQRWNNRPALLRFTEADNSFNTLFLSFVFITIQNMDNTRKSQALENSLRWRLSRELPKIVLSDVSLQLKERIERFAPQVWNEVRKKALDDLKNFADEETVKLLVTETQECNPLDKLADLYVSYLEAQENGKLYDYRQPLKELKEKIDNISQTIPQTELEKYWEIAQYVWTPLLNLTSMVRWNRTHRNVRTSVSGHSFIVVTIAYLIAKLLKFEHVEEIIIKSILHDLPEAFTGDVITPTKKKVAGLDELVANVEKEMTIEWISGCEALTPIREYVDCAVEPFSGEAGRIVRTADYLAALLECAVEINSGNKIDTFRENFFNFKRLVKEISPIDVSEWIDEIETIIF
- a CDS encoding GGDEF domain-containing protein — protein: MEKLDTFFAQEMPTLPINLIVNLVNFLSFLSELDEWEFVDKLAKAIYMHTSASGVRVMTPNFVKILGTKTGTLYNFSSKHVRINVYFSDTNDKDVPVLNLISNIAETHYKNILKYQEMAEMALYDSLTGAYSKAAGLKLLESAVESVKRTGRDAFIIFIDIDNLKKINDEYGHLIGDEVLKSFAQACIKNMRKTDILIRFGGDEFILFVDSGNPEILLERIKNLSDISFSYGIVPIENDQGLFEILKFADERMYKEKKKKKDLHMLVNNTLMPIQTNS